The Hymenobacter swuensis DY53 genome includes the window GACAGGATGGAAACTGAACCCGGTGGCTTTCCTTTCGGGCGGAAAGGCCGGTAATTCGGTGCCACAATGCCGGCCGCCGGATAAAGCGCCGGCTGACTGAAAACTCCTGGGAGGTTTCTCCGTCAGTATTTCCGGTGGGCCGGGGCCCCTGGAAAAAAGAGCGAAGCGCCGCCTCACTTCCGGGCCGCCCGAACGGCTCCCCTGCAGCTACCCAGGCGGCGTTGCAGCAGCACTTCGCGTTACGCCGCCCGCAGGGCCGAAGCTGCGTCCAGCTGTTCGGCCCGCGTGCGAAGAATGTCCCGGGCTAGGGCCAGGTTGGTGGTCTGAGCATCCACCACCAGCGAAATCAGCCGCTCGCCTGTGCTGCTAAGCCGGAGCAAGTGGAGTTGGCTGGACAGGGTTATCATAATGTCCTCCAGCTGCTCATCGGGCAGGTTCAGGGCGGCCAGGGCCTCGTGTTTGCGCTGCACCAGACCAGCCTGAAACTTCGCAGCCGTCAGCAAATCCAGGGTGGGCGAAGACGTATGCGCGGCCAGACTAGTGCCCGAAGCTACATCCACCACGGCCACGGCCAGTAGCTGAGGCAGCTCGTTGCGGAGTTGCTCCACCACCTCGTTGGCCCGGCTTAGCAACTCCAGCTGCCGTTTGCGCACGGCAGGCTGGCGGGTAGCTTTCTTTCGATACGACTTCGGTTTCACGCAACTTGAGGACTAAATAATCAGATAAAGCAGCCAGGCCGGCCGGTACGTTTCAGCAATGCAGCAAGCTCGTACCGACCAGCTATCCGGTGCGCTAAAACTGCCACCAGTGGCGTTTACCGGCTTTTGCGCGGGGCTGCAGCGTTACGTCGGCCGAGCCAGTGGTTTGCACGCTCATCTGGGCATCCTGGTAGCCGCCGTAACCATAGTGCAGCGCCGTGGTGCCAGCCGGTACCTGCAGCACGTACTCGCCCTGGGCGTTGGTAGAAGTGCCCCGGTAGCTACCTGGCTGCAACACGGTAGCGCCAATCAGCGGCGCGCCGTTTTCATCCAGAATACGGCCCCGGACCGTGAGCATGGCGCGGGAGCTGCTGGCCTCAGCACTGGCCATCGTACCAGCTTCGGCAATGGTACCGGCGTCGGCTACCAGCGGCGTCAGCTCGGTGGGCGTGCTGTCGCTCACGGGCGTGCGCTCGGAAGGCAGGCGGGTACCGGCAAATACCATGGTGCCCACCAGCACAGCGGAGGCTACTAAGCCCGTAGTCCGGCGGCGGAACCGAATCGGCTCGGTGCGGATGTAGAGTAGCTGCTTCTGTACCCAGGTGGGGGTTGCTTCGGCTTCGTCGGCGTCGCGCAGATGTTGCCAGCGGCTGAGGGTTTCGTGGGCCTTGTCGGCGTCGCGGTGGAGGTAGGCTTCTACGGCCTGGGCCGAGGCTTTGCTCAAGTCACCGCGCAGGTAAGCGTCGCGGTACACCGGCAGCAGTTCGCCGGTGGTGGGGTTGAAGGGAGAAGCAGTAAGTTTCATGCAAGCAGTGGGGCTAAAAGGGTGAGAAAAAGAATGAACTACCCGAGCACTGGTGTCACCGCTACCCCCTCAGATCCTTCAGGTTTCGCAGGTGCGCATCACCTCCCGGGCAATGCCTAAGTTGGTATCACGACAATCCACGGCCACGTACAGAAACCGCTGCCCATCGGGCAACAGCCGCAGCAGGTGCAGCTGGGTGCGCAGGGTAATCAGCAACTCCGTCAACTGTTCATCGGGGGGCAGTTGCAATGCCTGCATGGACTGCCGCTGCTGCCGGATCACCTCGGCGTTGAACCCGATAATTTTGGCGGGATTGAAGTCGCGCGACGTGGTGTAAGAGGCCAGTAGCTGGCCGGAGGCAATCTGCCCCACGGCGGCGGCCAGCAGTTCGGGCAAGCCGCGCAGTACGTGCTGCAGAATCTGCTCGGCGGCGAGGCGTACCGGCCCGGCCGGGGCCACACCCACAATTTTATTGACGGGCGGCCCGGTAAGGGTCTGAAGTTGACTCAGAAAGGGTATTTGCATAGCAGAGGCCACCAAAAGCGTTGCGTACCAGCCGCTCGCCCCCGGCTGAGCCGGTTGGTGTAGCCGGGTTACCGGCTGCCCAGGCCAGGGAGCCCGGGCCCGACTCAGCCGGGACAGCCACCAGGGGTGGGGCTGTCCCGGCAAAGGGAGCCGCAGCTGCTGGCTTAGTTCAGGGCCGCTGCGTGGTTGCGCAGTACTTCCCGGGCAATGGCCAGGTTGGTATCCCGCGAGTTCACCACTAGGTAAATGAACTTATTATTCTCGGCCAGCTTGAGAAGGTGAATCTGGTTAGAAAGCGTAATGAGGATATCCTCAATGGTTTCGCCGGTCAGCTTGAGGGCAGCCATAGCCTTCTGCTTCTGCTTTACGACCTCCGTATTGTAAGCCGCAGCGGTGTCGGGGTTAATGCTGGGCGAGTTCGTGTGCGAAGCGAGGCTCATGCCGGAGTTCGTGTCAACAACGGCCACGGCTACCAGTTGGGGCAAATCGTTGAGGATTTCTTGGATGACTTTGCCGGCAGCGTTGTTCGTAGAGTAAGCCATAATTACAGGGGGGGGAAGTGAAAATGTGTGGAAGTGAAGAGTCAGCCACCTACGTTTCTGATTATTACCTGAGTTCCACTGATCCACGCGTTGACTCGCAAAACCCGTTTTGGCAATTTACTCAGAATCACAAAGAACAGCTACTTAATACAACTGCCGGATAACAGCCGGTAGCTTGCTGACTTGCTCTACAAAACTCCCGCATTTACCCCCTAAATGAAATGATCCGCATCAATCATACAAATGATTCTAATTAAACTTTTCCCGTTCCATTCACTTTGGGAACCCACAATGGGATAACTATAATACTATTTCAACAATCTTACGCACAATCCTTGAAAAAGCAAAATCCCCGGTCAGCAGAAGCTGGCCGAGGAGATACGCGGCAGGCAGTGCCTACGGATATTCAATTGTATTATTTCAATCATACAGGCTAGCTAGATGACTCAACCTCTCGTGTTCCAATACGGTGATGCGGCTACCCTGCGTGAGCACCAGACCTTCGTTGCGGAACTCGGAAAGCAGACGACTAGCCGTTTCCTTAGTGGTACCGGTGAGGGCGGCCAGATCCTCCCTGGAAACGGGAATGCTGAACGGCTCGTTGGTGGCGGGCTGGAAGGCTTGGTGCAGCAGCAGCAGGGCCTCGGCCAGCCGCTCACGCACGGGTTTGTAGGCCGTATGCAACAGCCGTTCCTCTGCCTCGCCCAGGTTGCGGGCCATCAGGCGGAGCAGGGAATGGGAAAATTGCGGATTCTGCTCCAGCAGACTAAAGAAATCGGGGCGCGGAATGAGGCACACCACGCAGTCGGTGAGGGCGGTGGCGGCGGTGGTGCAGAACTGGCCCATCATCAGGGAGCGATAGCACAGCACGTCGCCCTCCCGGGCTAGGCGGATGATCTGCTCCTTGCCATCGGCGCTGAGCTTGGAAATCTTCACCTTGCCCTGGTACACACAGTACAGGCCGGCGGCCCGGCTGCCCTGCTGGAAAATCACCTGGCCCTTGCCGTACGACTGGTGCAGTTTGCCCCCAGCTATCAAGGCCATTTCGGCGTGCTGGCAGTTACCCAACAAAGAGCGTTCAACGTGGGGGCAGGCCTGACAAGTGAGGGGAACAGAAGGAGCTACCATACGCTTTGCGCTCAGCGAAAAACCAGCCCGGCGTACTATGCCAAAAACTACTTTTTCTTATATAAAATACCATTGAGGCGCTTACACGCTTATTATTCTATGCTTCTGGAAACCAGAGGCAGAAAAGGCAAAACAAAAGCCTTCAACCTCATTGAAAGCTGTAAGCAGCCGAATTTACACGTTTCGCAAGGAAAAGATTCCAACATGCTGCTTTATATATATAAAAGAGTAGCGCAGTATATTTCCCAATTATAGATTGACATATAGAAGAATAAGACAATTTACCTTCGCGCTATTCAAATAACGTTCCTACGTAGTAGTTTTCGGTATCTACCTCCATATTATCTCGTTTCAAATTGGGAACAGCTAACGACTGAAAAGTAGTGGTGACAGGTACCGTCTGGTAGCTGCCGCCGCGTTGGCGCAGGCGCACCGGTAGGGCAAAGCCGGCTTCATCGGCAATCCAACGGGCCTGGGGCGGGCCATTGGTAGGAAAGCGCACCTCCAGCACCGGCAGGCCTGGATGGCGCAGGTACTGGTTGAATACGGGCGTGAGGTCCTGGCCCAGTTGCTGGTTGAAGTAACCGACGACCTGCTCGGTAGTAATGGTCTGGTGGAAAAAGCGTTGGTTGAGGCCGCGCAGCAGCTCCCGCCACCGGGCATCATCGGGCACGTAGGCAGTACGGAGCATGTTCAGCAGGTTGCTGCCTTTGTCGTACATGTCGGAGGATCCTTCCCGGTTTACGCCGTAGGGCCCGATGATAGGCGCATCGTTCTGGATGTTGCGCCGCTGGCCATGGATATACTGCTGGGCGGCTTCCTTGCCGAACTGGCTTTCCACGAACAAGGCCTCGGAGTACGTGGTAAACGACTCGTGAATCCACATATCGGCAATATCTTGGCTGGTGAGGCTGTTGCCGAACCACTCGTGGCCGCTTTCATGGATAATGATGAAGTCCCACTGCAGGCCCCAGCCCGTGTCCGATCGGTCGCGGCCGAGGTAGCCGTTCAGGTACTTGTTGCCATACGCCACGGCACTCTGGTGCTCCATACCCAGGTGCGGAGTTTCGATTAGCTTATAGCCATCCTCATAGAACGGGTAGGGCCCAAACCACGACTCCAGCGACTTGAGCATGGGTTTTACGTTGGCGGCGAACTGCGTTTTGGCTTTGTTCAGGTTTTCGGGCAAAACCCAGTAGTCAAGCGTCAGGCGGCCTTTCTCGCCGGCGTACTCGTCGCTGAAGTGGGTGTAATCGGCCACGTTCAGGGCCACGTCGTAATTATTTATGGGGTTGCTCACAAACCAGTCGAAGCGGGTGGCACCGCCTTTCAGGGGCACGGTGCGGCGCAGGCGGCCGTTGGATACATCCTTGAGGCCTTTCGGTACGGTCACGCTGATGAGCATGCTGTCCACCTCATCGGCCTGCTGATCTTTGGTGGGCCACCAGATGCTGGCTCCCACTCCCTGACAGGCCGTGGCCACCCACGGCTTGCCTTTGGCATCCTGCGTGAATACAAAGCCACCATCCCAGGGCGCATTTTTGGCCTCAATAGGCTGGCCGCCATAGAATACTGTGAAGCTGGTTTGAGTGCCCTTACGAATGGGTTCAGGAAAGGTGACAAATACCGCGTTGGCCTCTCGGGTAAATGGTACGGCCTTACCCTGGTACTCTACCTTCTCCACGGCCAGGTTGGCAAACAGATCGAATTGCAGACGGGTGAAGTCGCGGGTAGCGTTGAAGTGAAATTCGTTGGAGCCGCTGATGGCCTTGCGGGCTACGTTCAGCCGCACATCAAGGTGGTAGTAAGTGATGTCGTAGCAGGTGCGCAGCGGTGAGAGGTAGCCCCGCAAAGAATCGGCGCGGGTGAAGGCCGGCTTAGGCTGCAGCAGCTGCCCCGCCACGGGACGCACGAAACCGCACAGCGCGGCCAGGAACAGGAAGGAGAAAAAGCGCACGGCGGCAGAAATTAAGCAGGGTTCAGGTTAAAGAACGGGAAAGGAGGCCAAACGCTGCGTACAGTGTCACTTTCACCAATGGGCCGGCAAACTCCCGTAGGTTTGTGCTTCTTCAGTTCGCTTTTCACATGACGCAACCACCTGCCCCCACCCGCGCCGCCCTACTGCTGGCCTTCGCGGCCGTGTATATCATCTGGGGCTCCACGTACCTGGGCATCCGCTTCGCCATCGACTCCATCCCGCCGCTGCTGATGGCCGGCTCCCGCTACACGCTGGCCGGGGCACTGCTGTACGGCTTTATGCGGTGGCGGGGCGAGCCGACTCCTACCCGCAAAGGCTGGCTGACGGCCGCTGTAATCGGGGTGTGCCTGCTGGGCTTCGGCAACGGGGGCGTAACGCTGGGCGAACAGTACATCCCCACGGGCCTGACGGCACTGTTGGTAGCCACAGTGCCCATGTTTCTGGCGCTACTAGGCTGGTGGAGCGGCGTGGCCGCCCGCCCCCGGCCGGTGGTAGCCGCCGGCCTGGCAGCTGGCTTGGCGGGGGTGTACCTGTTGGCCCGCACGCCGGGAGCCAGTCATGTTGCCAAACCGGGGCACGAGGAACTAGGCATCGGACTGGTGCTGGTGGCGGCCCTGGTGTGGGCCATTGGCTCCCTGTATTCCAAAAACCACCAGCCTACTCCCTCGCCGTTTCTTTCAGGCGGCATGCAGATGCTGTGCGGGGGCGTGGCTATGCTGCTGGTAGGGTTGCTGCGCGGCGAAGCGGCCGGTTTCAGTCTGGCGCAGGTTACGGCTACTTCCTGGCTGGCCTATGCCTACCTGGTCACGTTCGGCAGCATTGTGGGCTTCACGGCCTACATCTGGCTGCTGCGGGTGGTGGAGCCAGCGCTGGCGGGCACGTATGCCTTCGTGAACCCCGTGGTGGCGGTATTGCTGGGCTGGCTGTTTCTGCACGAAGTGCCCGACCCGCAAATGCTCGGGGGCGCGGCCCTTATTGTGCTGGCCGTAGCATTGGTAGTGCTGGGCGGGCGCGGTAAAAAGTAACCAGCCGGCCTAGCTGCGGAGCAGCAGGATTTCCATCGGACAGCGGCGCATGGCCCAACTCGGCTTGGTTAATTTTGCAACCGGCTTTTCTACCTGACTTCTATCCCATGGCTGTTCCTTTCCGACCGTTATCTGCCGGCTCTGTTTTCTGTCGACCACGGATATTTGCTTGCTGCAAGACGGCGACGGACTGGAGCTGGCGAGTATGGATGGTGCTGTGGTTGCTGACCTGCTCTTTCAGCAGCGTTGGCCAGCTGCCCACGCTGCACGGCGGCACGCTGCAGCGGCTGCCTGACTTCCCTTCCCGCTACGTGCAGCCCCGTGCCGTAGATGTCTGGCTACCTGAAGGGTACGTACCGACCAAAAAATACGCGACGCTATACATGCACGATGGGCAGATGCTCTTCGATAACACCACCACTTGGAACCTGCAGGAATGGCACGTGGAGGAAACCATGAGCCGGCTGTTGCGCGAGCAGAAAATCCGGGACTGTATTGTGGTGGCCGTCTGGAATAATGGCGCGGCCCGGTTCGCCGAGTATTTCCCTCAGAAAGCCCTGACCTACCTTCCGGCTGCGCTGCGTGACACGCTGGTCCTGCGGGAGCTGGGCGGCCGGCCGCAGGCCGATAATTACCTATGTTTTCTGGTTCGGGAGCTGAAACCGTATATCGATGCCCATTTTGCCACCCGCCCTGAAGCCGCCAGCACCTTTGTGGCGGGCTCCAGCATGGGCGGCCTGATTTCCCTGTACGCCGTGTGCGAGTATCCGCGCGTATTTGGCGGCGCCGCCTGCCTTTCCACGCACTGGACCGGCAGCCTGCGGGGCACCAACGACGCCATTCCGCAGGCCTTACGGGCCTACCTGCTGAAATCCCGGCCCAGCCCGGCCACGCACCGACTGTATTTTGACTACGGCACCGCGGGCCTGGACGCAGCGTACAAGGCGCCGCAGCTCCTGGCCGATGCCTTGCTGCGGCAGGCTGGCTATACTACCCGCAACCTTCTGAGCCGGGAGTTTGCCGGCGCCGACCACTCGGAAAAGGCATGGAGTCAGCGGTTGGCGCTTCCCCTGGAATTCCTGCTGGCACCGGTCTCCGGAATTGGCTCCGTGCGCTAGCAATCCGCTTCACTTGTCTGCTACATTAAGTATGCTCCGCTCCTTTCTCTGCCTGCTGTTACCCGCCGTTCTGCTGGTCGCCGGCTGCACCCAAACCCGCCCTGCGCGTACTACGGCGATGACAAACTCCGTGACCGGGCAGCCAGATGTGCTGGAAACGATGAAAATTACCGTGCCTCAGTCGGCCAACCGGGTGGCTTCTTTTACCAACAAAGCCGCTGCTTACTACTGCGCTCAGACCCACGAGGTCAACCACCCCGAGTACAGCTGGTTTGAGGGACTTAACGTGGCCAAGAACCGGGTATTTGGGGGCTATGAGTTTTTTGTGGCCGGTCAGCCGCTTGATAACCGCGTGGCCGAGGTAACAGTGTATCCGCACAAGCTGGTGCGCCGCCACGGCCCGACAGTACAGGAAGAGCTGTGGCTGTTTGATGAGAAGAACCTACTGGAAATCGACCTGACCGGCACTGCGCAGCCCATCGGCATTGAGCTGAAGGGTGAAAAGGTGCGCCTGCTCCGGCAGCAGGATGACGTAGCTTTTTTCTCGGCGCGGGAAGGCCGCTTCGTGCTGGCCGTGGCGGCCTCCCGTCCTCAGCCCATTACCGTGGCCGGCCAGCGCGTGGTAGCGGCCGGTGCCAAGGGCTTTTTGATTGCCTGCGGGGCTGAGGAGGCCGATGCAACCGCTTTGCTTCGGGAAGGCCAACGCAACGGGCCGGCCCTGAAGCTGGCCCGGGAGCAGCGCATCCGTCAGCCGCTGCAAACCAGTGCCTACGTGGCCGCCGATAACGACTCGCTGACCCTGGCCCTGCGCTGGCTAACTACCACTACCGACCAACTAGTGAGCCGCCAGCAGGGCGACGGGATTTACGCCGGCCTGCCGTGGTTCAACGAATACTGGGGCCGCGACGAGTTCATTTCCTTCTCCGGCACGATGCTGGTCAGCGGCCAGTTTGCCGCCGCCCGCCGGATTCTGCTCTCATTTGCCCGCTATCAGCAGCTCGACCCCACTTCCAGATTCTTCGGCCGGGTGCCCAATATCGTTAACCCGAGCAACATCGATTACCATACCACCGACGGCACGCCCCGCTTCGTTAGTGCGCTGCAGGACTACGTGCGCTACTCCGGCGACACCTCGCTGGTGCGGCAGCTTTATCCCAATGTGCAGGCCAGCATTGCGGGTGCCCTCACGTACTGGGTCGATAAAAAAGGCTACCTACTGCATGCCGACAACGAAACCTGGATGGATGCCCGCGACGCGCAGCTGGTGGCCTTCACGCCCCGTGGCAGCCGCGCCAACGACATTCAGGCCCTGTGGTACCAGCAGCTGAAGGCCGGAGCCTACTTTGCGGCTTTCGTTCAGGATACGGCCAGCCAGAAGCGGTGGGAGCAGCTGGCAGAGCAAGTGAAAAGCCACTTTGCCCAAGACTTCCGCCGCCCCGGATACGACTACCTCGCCGACCGGCTTGACCAGCAGGATCGGCCTGATTTCAGTCTGCGTCCCAACCAGCTATTCGCGCTGGATATGGTACCCGACGCGGACTTCGCCCGCCAGGCGTTACGCAAAACCTGGACGGAATTGGTATATCCGTGGGGCGTAGCTACCCTTGACCGGCACAATCCGCAATTTCATCCGTATCATTTGGCTCCCGAGATGTATCACAAGGATGCGGCTTATCACCGGGGCACTATTTGGCCCTGGCTCAACGGCATTGCCATGCAACGGATGCTGGAAGCCGGCCAGCCGGAAACCGCCTGGCTGCTGTTCGCCAGCTCCAACCGCCAGACCCTGACCAGGGGCGTGGTAGGCGGCCTGAGCGAAAATCTTGATGCCTATCCCCAGCCCGGCCAACAGTTGCCAAAGCTTACGGGGGCCTATTTACAGGCGTGGTCAAACGCCGAGCAGCTGCGGGTGTGGCACCAGTATTTCCTCGGTATTCGCCCCGACGCGGCCCACCATCAGCTTATTCTCGCTCCTCGGCTACCGATGGCCGTGCGGCAGCTCAGCTACAGTTTCACGGTGGGGCAAAGCCTGATTACTGCCGAATACCAAGCTACCCCACACCCTTCCCACACCTACCATCTGGGCCCTGAGTCCACCACCGTTACAGTGGATATTACTCCCTTCGAACCCATCCGACTGGACGCGCCAGCCAACGCGACGTTGAAAGTTTTCGTGACGCCGCCGCAGCTCACGGTAGTCTTGCTGGATGCAAAGGGCAAAGAGCTTACACGCCAGACCGCCACGCCCTCGGCCGCCCGACTGGCCCGGCAGCAACAGAATGACCAGACGTTGGCGAACCTGCCCTTCGCGCAGCCACTGCCGCTCAGCCAGCATCCGGTTACC containing:
- a CDS encoding EamA family transporter — encoded protein: MTQPPAPTRAALLLAFAAVYIIWGSTYLGIRFAIDSIPPLLMAGSRYTLAGALLYGFMRWRGEPTPTRKGWLTAAVIGVCLLGFGNGGVTLGEQYIPTGLTALLVATVPMFLALLGWWSGVAARPRPVVAAGLAAGLAGVYLLARTPGASHVAKPGHEELGIGLVLVAALVWAIGSLYSKNHQPTPSPFLSGGMQMLCGGVAMLLVGLLRGEAAGFSLAQVTATSWLAYAYLVTFGSIVGFTAYIWLLRVVEPALAGTYAFVNPVVAVLLGWLFLHEVPDPQMLGGAALIVLAVALVVLGGRGKK
- a CDS encoding Crp/Fnr family transcriptional regulator gives rise to the protein MALIAGGKLHQSYGKGQVIFQQGSRAAGLYCVYQGKVKISKLSADGKEQIIRLAREGDVLCYRSLMMGQFCTTAATALTDCVVCLIPRPDFFSLLEQNPQFSHSLLRLMARNLGEAEERLLHTAYKPVRERLAEALLLLHQAFQPATNEPFSIPVSREDLAALTGTTKETASRLLSEFRNEGLVLTQGSRITVLEHERLSHLASLYD
- a CDS encoding alpha/beta hydrolase, with amino-acid sequence MVLWLLTCSFSSVGQLPTLHGGTLQRLPDFPSRYVQPRAVDVWLPEGYVPTKKYATLYMHDGQMLFDNTTTWNLQEWHVEETMSRLLREQKIRDCIVVAVWNNGAARFAEYFPQKALTYLPAALRDTLVLRELGGRPQADNYLCFLVRELKPYIDAHFATRPEAASTFVAGSSMGGLISLYAVCEYPRVFGGAACLSTHWTGSLRGTNDAIPQALRAYLLKSRPSPATHRLYFDYGTAGLDAAYKAPQLLADALLRQAGYTTRNLLSREFAGADHSEKAWSQRLALPLEFLLAPVSGIGSVR
- a CDS encoding amylo-alpha-1,6-glucosidase; translated protein: MLRSFLCLLLPAVLLVAGCTQTRPARTTAMTNSVTGQPDVLETMKITVPQSANRVASFTNKAAAYYCAQTHEVNHPEYSWFEGLNVAKNRVFGGYEFFVAGQPLDNRVAEVTVYPHKLVRRHGPTVQEELWLFDEKNLLEIDLTGTAQPIGIELKGEKVRLLRQQDDVAFFSAREGRFVLAVAASRPQPITVAGQRVVAAGAKGFLIACGAEEADATALLREGQRNGPALKLAREQRIRQPLQTSAYVAADNDSLTLALRWLTTTTDQLVSRQQGDGIYAGLPWFNEYWGRDEFISFSGTMLVSGQFAAARRILLSFARYQQLDPTSRFFGRVPNIVNPSNIDYHTTDGTPRFVSALQDYVRYSGDTSLVRQLYPNVQASIAGALTYWVDKKGYLLHADNETWMDARDAQLVAFTPRGSRANDIQALWYQQLKAGAYFAAFVQDTASQKRWEQLAEQVKSHFAQDFRRPGYDYLADRLDQQDRPDFSLRPNQLFALDMVPDADFARQALRKTWTELVYPWGVATLDRHNPQFHPYHLAPEMYHKDAAYHRGTIWPWLNGIAMQRMLEAGQPETAWLLFASSNRQTLTRGVVGGLSENLDAYPQPGQQLPKLTGAYLQAWSNAEQLRVWHQYFLGIRPDAAHHQLILAPRLPMAVRQLSYSFTVGQSLITAEYQATPHPSHTYHLGPESTTVTVDITPFEPIRLDAPANATLKVFVTPPQLTVVLLDAKGKELTRQTATPSAARLARQQQNDQTLANLPFAQPLPLSQHPVTRQK
- a CDS encoding carboxypeptidase-like regulatory domain-containing protein: MKLTASPFNPTTGELLPVYRDAYLRGDLSKASAQAVEAYLHRDADKAHETLSRWQHLRDADEAEATPTWVQKQLLYIRTEPIRFRRRTTGLVASAVLVGTMVFAGTRLPSERTPVSDSTPTELTPLVADAGTIAEAGTMASAEASSSRAMLTVRGRILDENGAPLIGATVLQPGSYRGTSTNAQGEYVLQVPAGTTALHYGYGGYQDAQMSVQTTGSADVTLQPRAKAGKRHWWQF
- a CDS encoding M1 family metallopeptidase, with protein sequence MRFFSFLFLAALCGFVRPVAGQLLQPKPAFTRADSLRGYLSPLRTCYDITYYHLDVRLNVARKAISGSNEFHFNATRDFTRLQFDLFANLAVEKVEYQGKAVPFTREANAVFVTFPEPIRKGTQTSFTVFYGGQPIEAKNAPWDGGFVFTQDAKGKPWVATACQGVGASIWWPTKDQQADEVDSMLISVTVPKGLKDVSNGRLRRTVPLKGGATRFDWFVSNPINNYDVALNVADYTHFSDEYAGEKGRLTLDYWVLPENLNKAKTQFAANVKPMLKSLESWFGPYPFYEDGYKLIETPHLGMEHQSAVAYGNKYLNGYLGRDRSDTGWGLQWDFIIIHESGHEWFGNSLTSQDIADMWIHESFTTYSEALFVESQFGKEAAQQYIHGQRRNIQNDAPIIGPYGVNREGSSDMYDKGSNLLNMLRTAYVPDDARWRELLRGLNQRFFHQTITTEQVVGYFNQQLGQDLTPVFNQYLRHPGLPVLEVRFPTNGPPQARWIADEAGFALPVRLRQRGGSYQTVPVTTTFQSLAVPNLKRDNMEVDTENYYVGTLFE